Proteins from a single region of Candidatus Binatia bacterium:
- a CDS encoding FtsX-like permease family protein — MKYAGLVLANLRRNKLRTALTGGAIMLAVVLVCLLLTMPAGLDALLANATNNTRISVHNKAGIVYSMPQSFVRKVRQVDGVAAAVAMTWFGGAFEEAGRVTFPNFAVEVEHIGAVYPDYPITAQQLADFRRYRDGAIVGRQIMHKYGWKIGDRVTLRSTVWPVNLDFRIVGEIASDIAPLFWMNREYLDQALKAQGRSGLGIAGIIWVRASDPNRVNAIMRTIDDLSRNSEAETACETEKSFFSNFFGSLQGFVTILLIVTALVALCLVFIAANTASMAVRERAGEIAVLKAIGFGRRVIFGTLLAETATLSAFAGGAGVLIAVGLTRALRVFSGWSEALGPLGNFIVTVPVIVQGICLSLLVGLLAGVVPSYGAARKSVAETLHEIF, encoded by the coding sequence GTGAAGTACGCCGGTCTTGTCCTCGCCAATCTGCGACGCAACAAACTGCGCACCGCGCTCACCGGTGGTGCCATCATGTTGGCCGTCGTCCTGGTGTGCTTGCTGCTGACGATGCCCGCCGGCCTCGACGCGCTCTTGGCCAATGCCACCAACAACACCCGCATTTCCGTGCACAATAAGGCCGGCATCGTCTACTCGATGCCGCAGTCGTTCGTGCGCAAGGTCCGCCAGGTGGACGGTGTCGCCGCCGCTGTGGCGATGACGTGGTTCGGCGGCGCCTTCGAGGAGGCGGGACGAGTCACGTTTCCCAACTTCGCCGTCGAGGTGGAACATATCGGCGCGGTGTACCCTGACTACCCGATTACGGCGCAGCAATTGGCCGACTTCCGGCGCTATCGTGACGGCGCCATCGTGGGGCGGCAGATCATGCACAAGTACGGCTGGAAGATCGGAGATCGGGTGACCCTGCGCAGCACGGTGTGGCCGGTCAACCTCGACTTCCGTATCGTCGGCGAGATCGCGAGTGACATCGCCCCTTTGTTCTGGATGAACCGCGAGTATCTCGACCAGGCGCTCAAGGCCCAGGGCCGCTCGGGTCTGGGGATTGCCGGAATCATCTGGGTGCGCGCCAGCGATCCCAATCGGGTGAACGCGATCATGCGCACGATCGACGATCTGTCACGCAACAGCGAAGCGGAGACGGCGTGCGAGACGGAGAAGAGTTTCTTCTCGAATTTCTTCGGCTCGCTGCAGGGTTTCGTCACCATCCTTCTCATCGTCACGGCGCTGGTGGCGCTGTGCCTCGTGTTCATCGCCGCCAACACGGCGTCCATGGCCGTGCGCGAGCGTGCCGGTGAAATCGCGGTGCTCAAGGCGATCGGCTTCGGGCGTCGCGTGATATTCGGGACACTGCTGGCGGAAACCGCCACGCTGTCGGCATTCGCCGGCGGCGCCGGCGTCCTGATCGCGGTGGGCTTGACGCGAGCCCTGCGGGTGTTTTCAGGTTGGAGCGAAGCGCTCGGCCCGCTCGGCAACTTCATCGTCACCGTACCGGTGATCGTCCAGGGCATCTGTTTGTCACTGCTCGTCGGGCTGTTGGCCGGCGTGGTGCCGTCGTACGGCGCGGCGCGCAAGTCGGTGGCCGAGACACTGCACGAGATTTTCTGA